From Thermodesulfobacteriota bacterium, one genomic window encodes:
- the glgP gene encoding alpha-glucan family phosphorylase — protein sequence MTNQVEKSNDTGSERSIAYFSMEIALEAGMPTYSGGLGVLAGDTIRSAADLKVPMVAVTLIHRKGYFYQRLDSSGWQTEEPVEWSVDDFLKEMPQRVSVTLESRRVLIRCWRYEVIGIGGFGVPVYLLDTDLPENSEWDRTLTHYLYGGNQRYRLCQEVVLGMGGVRMLRALGYESIKKFHMNEGHSSLLVLELLDEEARKEGRSSILYSDVEVVRSKCVFTTHTPVPAGHDQFPLDLVNRVLGRREVYDMKDVFCCENLLNMTFLGFNLSHYINGVAKRHGEITKSIFAHYQIDAITNGVHASTWVSGPFAELFDRYIPGWKEDNSTLRSALSIPKPEVWDAHVDAKKWLIQYVNRQTNAGMDLDVFTIGFARRATAYKRGDLLFTDIERLKAISSKSGTLQVIYAGKAHPQDQGGKQVIKRIFDAKRALQGVIKIAYLENYDIELAKMIVSGVDVWLNTPKPPLEASGTSGMKAALNGVPSLSVLDGWWIEGHIEGITGWSIGEDSKTGDGSNNHQKDAELLYDKLEQEVIPLFYRDRDRFIDVMRHAVALNGSYFNTQRMLQQYVVNAYFR from the coding sequence ATGACGAATCAAGTTGAAAAATCAAATGACACTGGGAGTGAAAGATCGATAGCCTATTTTTCTATGGAAATAGCCCTGGAAGCGGGAATGCCGACTTATAGTGGCGGTCTTGGTGTCCTTGCCGGAGATACTATTCGCTCTGCTGCCGATCTCAAGGTCCCTATGGTTGCTGTCACTCTCATACACCGGAAAGGATATTTTTACCAAAGACTCGATTCAAGCGGGTGGCAGACGGAGGAGCCCGTTGAATGGTCAGTTGATGACTTCTTGAAGGAGATGCCGCAAAGAGTCTCTGTGACTTTGGAGAGCCGAAGGGTTCTTATCCGTTGCTGGAGGTATGAAGTCATTGGCATCGGTGGTTTTGGGGTTCCGGTGTATCTTCTGGATACCGACCTGCCGGAGAACTCGGAATGGGATAGGACATTGACCCATTACCTCTATGGAGGGAACCAACGTTATAGACTGTGTCAGGAAGTGGTTTTGGGGATGGGCGGCGTGAGGATGCTTCGCGCCCTCGGTTATGAAAGCATAAAGAAGTTTCATATGAACGAGGGACACTCCAGTCTTCTTGTATTGGAGCTCTTAGATGAAGAGGCAAGAAAAGAGGGTAGGAGTTCAATTTTGTATAGCGATGTTGAGGTCGTCAGGAGTAAATGTGTGTTCACCACTCATACCCCGGTTCCGGCCGGTCACGACCAGTTCCCTTTGGATTTGGTGAATCGTGTTCTTGGGCGCCGAGAGGTTTATGATATGAAAGACGTCTTCTGCTGTGAGAACCTTCTCAACATGACCTTCCTTGGGTTTAACCTTAGTCACTACATCAATGGGGTGGCCAAAAGACACGGAGAAATCACAAAATCGATATTTGCCCATTACCAAATCGATGCCATTACCAACGGTGTACACGCCTCGACCTGGGTATCGGGGCCTTTTGCAGAACTCTTTGACCGCTATATCCCCGGTTGGAAAGAGGATAACTCCACTCTTAGGTCTGCCTTGAGTATTCCAAAACCGGAGGTGTGGGATGCTCACGTTGATGCGAAAAAATGGCTTATTCAGTACGTCAATCGCCAAACAAACGCGGGAATGGACCTAGATGTATTTACCATAGGTTTTGCCAGGCGCGCCACCGCCTACAAGAGAGGGGATCTGCTCTTCACGGATATTGAGCGGCTTAAGGCTATTTCATCGAAATCGGGCACTCTTCAGGTGATTTATGCCGGAAAGGCGCACCCGCAGGACCAGGGTGGCAAACAAGTGATTAAACGGATTTTTGATGCTAAGAGGGCGCTACAGGGTGTCATCAAAATAGCTTATCTCGAGAATTACGACATAGAGCTTGCGAAGATGATCGTCTCTGGCGTGGATGTTTGGCTAAATACACCCAAGCCGCCGCTCGAAGCATCGGGGACAAGCGGAATGAAAGCTGCTCTAAATGGTGTTCCGAGCCTGAGCGTTCTGGATGGTTGGTGGATTGAGGGGCATATCGAAGGGATTACAGGATGGTCAATCGGGGAAGACTCAAAGACCGGAGATGGGAGCAATAACCATCAAAAGGATGCGGAGCTTCTCTATGATAAATTGGAACAGGAGGTTATTCCCTTATTCTACAGGGATAGGGATCGTTTCATCGATGTGATGAGACATGCCGTTGCTCTTAACGGCTCCTACTTTAATACGCAAAGGATGTTACAACAGTATGTTGTAAACGCTTATTTTCGTTAG
- a CDS encoding carboxymuconolactone decarboxylase family protein gives MARIKYIEEEEVKDPRVKEAYERMRKKRGKVTNIYKVLAYKPSIISTIGPFVAAVQEPDELDPKLKERIILRVSRINRSAYCCHAHEQISKKMGFTENEILEVDNPDRANISEAEKVALKYAEAMTVNPGNIPDSLFTELKKYFGDPQIVELTSLIALYNMINRFNEALKLDPEEY, from the coding sequence ATGGCGCGCATTAAATACATAGAGGAAGAAGAGGTTAAAGACCCAAGGGTAAAAGAGGCTTATGAAAGGATGAGAAAGAAAAGGGGAAAGGTAACTAACATTTACAAGGTGCTAGCGTACAAACCCTCCATAATATCAACCATAGGACCTTTTGTTGCCGCGGTACAGGAACCGGACGAGCTCGATCCCAAGCTTAAAGAGAGGATAATACTGAGGGTCTCAAGGATTAACCGCTCTGCATATTGCTGTCACGCGCACGAGCAGATAAGCAAAAAAATGGGTTTTACCGAAAATGAAATTCTAGAGGTAGATAATCCTGATAGAGCGAACATTTCGGAGGCGGAGAAAGTGGCCCTAAAATACGCCGAGGCCATGACGGTTAATCCTGGAAATATTCCCGATTCCCTTTTTACCGAGCTTAAAAAATATTTTGGCGATCCTCAGATTGTAGAGCTAACCTCTTTGATAGCCCTTTATAACATGATAAATCGTTTTAACGAGGCTCTTAAGCTCGACCCCGAAGAATACTGA
- a CDS encoding MBL fold metallo-hydrolase: protein MKITFLGATGTVTGSKYLVNSASKFILVDCGLFQGFKQLRLRNWAPLPVNSKLIDAVILTHAHIDHCGYIPLLVKNGFIGKIYCTSATRDLCAILLPDSGYLQEEEARYANKHGYSKHRPALPLYTEKDALRSLERFATIDFGQNLNLSNNLNANLSPSGHILGSAFVLLKDTRKSILFSGDIGRPDDPIMVSPSIIRKVDYLVIESTYGDKRHDPRDPKIALAEVINRTAKRGGIVVVPAFAVGRAQSLLYYVHQLKKSKSIPDIPVFLNSPMAANVNHVFHDHLGEHRLTPAQCDEICNAARIVNSVEESKAINERKGPMIVIAASGMATGGRVLHHLEAFAPDPKNTILFVGFQAGGTRGAAMVNGAESVKIHGKYIPVRAEVRVIDNLSAHADYAEILDWLGNFDRPPRQTFITHGEPAAADALRHRIEEQLGWSCLVPEYLEEVWLS from the coding sequence ATGAAGATAACTTTTCTGGGAGCAACCGGCACTGTGACCGGGTCTAAATACCTGGTCAATTCCGCCTCCAAATTCATTCTGGTTGACTGCGGCCTGTTTCAGGGCTTTAAGCAATTGCGCCTGAGGAACTGGGCCCCGCTACCGGTGAATTCGAAGTTGATCGATGCCGTAATTCTTACCCATGCCCACATTGACCACTGCGGCTATATACCTCTACTGGTTAAGAACGGCTTCATAGGAAAAATATATTGCACTTCCGCCACTCGAGACCTATGCGCAATTCTACTGCCTGACAGCGGTTATCTGCAGGAAGAAGAGGCAAGGTATGCGAATAAACACGGCTATTCCAAGCATAGACCGGCATTACCACTTTATACGGAGAAGGATGCGTTGCGGTCGCTCGAGCGGTTCGCCACGATAGATTTCGGTCAAAATCTTAATTTGAGTAATAACCTGAATGCAAATCTTAGTCCGTCCGGTCATATTCTGGGCTCCGCATTTGTTTTGTTGAAGGATACCCGGAAGTCTATCCTGTTTTCGGGCGATATCGGCCGCCCTGACGACCCGATAATGGTATCCCCTTCCATAATACGAAAGGTTGATTATCTGGTAATCGAATCCACCTATGGCGACAAACGGCACGACCCTAGAGACCCGAAAATAGCACTGGCCGAAGTTATTAACCGAACGGCTAAACGGGGAGGAATCGTCGTAGTCCCGGCTTTCGCCGTAGGTCGTGCACAGAGCCTGCTCTATTATGTCCATCAGTTGAAGAAGTCAAAATCCATACCGGATATTCCGGTCTTTCTGAATAGTCCTATGGCTGCCAATGTTAACCATGTATTCCATGACCACCTCGGTGAACACCGCTTGACACCTGCTCAATGCGATGAAATATGCAATGCCGCTCGCATCGTAAACAGCGTGGAAGAGTCTAAGGCAATAAACGAAAGAAAGGGTCCGATGATAGTTATTGCGGCCAGCGGCATGGCCACCGGAGGCCGGGTGTTGCACCATCTCGAAGCGTTCGCGCCCGACCCTAAGAATACGATTTTGTTTGTCGGGTTTCAGGCCGGTGGTACGAGAGGGGCAGCCATGGTGAATGGTGCTGAGTCGGTCAAGATTCACGGTAAATATATACCCGTTCGTGCCGAAGTCAGAGTTATCGACAACCTTTCGGCTCATGCAGATTATGCGGAGATTCTAGACTGGCTTGGCAATTTCGATAGACCGCCTCGGCAAACCTTTATCACTCACGGCGAACCGGCCGCAGCAGATGCGCTCAGGCATCGAATTGAAGAGCAACTTGGCTGGAGCTGCCTTGTGCCGGAGTATCTGGAAGAGGTATGGCTTAGCTGA